In Spirochaetota bacterium, a single genomic region encodes these proteins:
- the dctP gene encoding TRAP transporter substrate-binding protein DctP — protein sequence MKLRRRVRFLVGILFGLFIVGFCLSMLVAGKKPKYTWKFATLGQDTIKFISVLTVDLTGDILRNTDGELKFLWYMGGIMGDEEDYVTKMRIGQLQGAGISGTANAMVCPGVSVFELPFLFQDWGEVRYIREKMRPKLNKIAEKNGFKILWFIELDFEHFYSSKYPLKTPEEFKKSKVLSWHGPLEAEVLKALGASPIPVNVPEVVPSMRAGVVDAAVAPSIWWLASQLYTITKYINPVPIRFDPYFLVVSMKAWNSVPKGYTTTIENFFKKKYGPMIDKEIRPMSTNALKGMINYGCTEVKMTPEEVEVFKKRTRPIWDKMIGKEYPKSMLDEIIGHLKNYRKKKK from the coding sequence ATGAAATTGAGGAGGAGAGTACGTTTTTTAGTAGGTATTTTGTTTGGTTTGTTTATTGTTGGCTTTTGCCTATCAATGCTAGTCGCTGGGAAGAAACCAAAGTATACATGGAAATTCGCTACCCTAGGGCAGGATACAATAAAATTTATATCTGTTTTAACCGTTGATTTGACTGGGGATATCTTAAGAAATACTGATGGGGAATTGAAATTTCTCTGGTATATGGGTGGTATAATGGGAGATGAAGAGGATTATGTAACCAAAATGAGGATAGGCCAACTTCAGGGGGCTGGAATTTCAGGCACAGCCAATGCTATGGTATGTCCTGGTGTATCAGTATTTGAGCTGCCATTCCTCTTTCAGGATTGGGGGGAAGTACGCTATATCAGAGAGAAGATGAGACCTAAACTCAATAAGATTGCTGAGAAGAATGGTTTTAAAATACTATGGTTTATTGAGCTGGATTTCGAGCATTTTTATTCATCAAAATATCCCTTAAAAACACCTGAAGAATTCAAGAAGAGCAAGGTTTTATCCTGGCATGGTCCACTAGAGGCTGAGGTATTGAAGGCACTTGGAGCAAGTCCAATCCCAGTGAATGTGCCTGAGGTTGTCCCCTCTATGAGAGCCGGTGTGGTAGATGCAGCGGTAGCGCCATCAATCTGGTGGTTAGCCTCACAGTTATATACGATTACAAAGTACATAAATCCAGTTCCTATTAGATTTGATCCCTATTTTCTTGTTGTATCAATGAAGGCATGGAATAGTGTTCCTAAGGGGTATACTACTACTATTGAGAATTTTTTTAAGAAGAAGTATGGTCCAATGATAGATAAAGAGATTCGCCCAATGAGCACTAATGCACTGAAGGGTATGATCAACTACGGGTGTACTGAGGTGAAGATGACACCTGAAGAGGTTGAAGTATTCAAGAAGAGAACTAGGCCGATTTGGGATAAGATGATTGGGAAGGAGTATCCAAAATCAATGTTGGATGAGATTATAGGTCATCTGAAAAATTACCGCAAAAAAAAGAAGTAA
- a CDS encoding pyruvate formate lyase family protein, with product MALEEIKEGKQVQNKNLDELEKSKEWWWVAEKKRSKRLDYLRKAVWKKGRKGGMYEPGMKIDLERPLLFTEAWKENENDALMIRRAKSVSRVLDNITIFITDHAQLVGYQGSLPNTLQWHIEHATLMNDEIYNDPVIVPEPEEESLKVMAELVNYWNVNDSMGKVLRYLSPEEVVKLMTMVVMWGLPFGGSFGYAGKDYEYFMTGERAFEDIIDEIQERIDDAEEKIDGNPGPDILPLYDKLANWEAMQIILEACIRMAKRYSRLARIIAENFESDPKRKEELLRIAETCEQVPGRPPRSLQESLQYDHFIQVFTRFEDWEGAWPCRPDYYHWPLYDKDVNIEKNLSKEEALDLIGEFLVRAYETGHYLARLGAEALQGIPGTYVWTLGGVNKDGSDACNDLTIAFLEAARLVRVSNPTFGFRWHPQVKDEVWREVFECIRHGLGYPSIRNDPVLIANGMHWHGHPLEEMRTWVHQACMSPCPTTKHGAQPCRMASATLNTSKMVEYALHNGFDYIVNMQMGPETGDASEFADFEQLFQAWIKQMEWMVNFGVRIVNQGRINSPKNYGRPFLSAISERCVETGFDALEPSIERGNAWVTFFTWVENVDSLAAVKKLVFDEKKYTMKELIEALKNNWEGKEEMRLDFVKNAPKWGNDDDYVDEIMVRCLREAARHSREIRCPSGNTWPALPENVSGNIHFAPMVHALPNGRKLGDALYDGGVSPGPGLDKKGPTAVLKSCGKIDHVSDGRAFLLNQRLSPTQLSGEKGYQLWKSYMKTWADLGIDHVQFNMVDDATLRAAQKDPEQYQEVIVRVAGYSAHFVDISRKTQDNIIQRTIQGIG from the coding sequence ATGGCATTAGAAGAAATTAAAGAAGGGAAACAGGTTCAGAATAAGAACCTGGATGAACTTGAGAAAAGCAAGGAATGGTGGTGGGTAGCGGAGAAGAAAAGGTCAAAGAGGTTGGATTATCTGAGGAAAGCGGTTTGGAAGAAGGGAAGAAAGGGCGGAATGTATGAGCCTGGAATGAAAATTGACCTAGAGCGACCGTTATTATTTACAGAGGCGTGGAAAGAAAACGAGAATGACGCTTTAATGATAAGGAGAGCAAAATCGGTATCAAGGGTTCTAGATAATATCACCATATTCATTACTGATCATGCCCAACTCGTGGGTTATCAGGGCAGTCTGCCAAATACCTTGCAATGGCATATTGAACATGCGACCCTTATGAATGATGAGATATACAATGATCCAGTTATAGTACCTGAACCAGAGGAGGAGTCACTTAAGGTCATGGCTGAGCTGGTGAATTATTGGAATGTAAATGATAGTATGGGGAAGGTGTTGAGATATCTATCACCTGAAGAAGTTGTTAAGCTTATGACTATGGTCGTTATGTGGGGCCTTCCATTTGGCGGCAGCTTCGGTTATGCTGGCAAGGACTATGAGTACTTTATGACAGGTGAGCGGGCATTTGAAGACATAATAGATGAGATACAGGAAAGAATTGATGATGCTGAGGAGAAGATTGATGGTAATCCAGGGCCGGACATTCTTCCGCTCTATGACAAGCTAGCCAATTGGGAGGCTATGCAGATTATACTTGAGGCCTGCATCAGGATGGCTAAGAGATATTCCAGATTGGCGCGAATAATAGCAGAGAACTTCGAATCCGATCCCAAACGAAAAGAGGAACTCCTTAGAATTGCTGAAACCTGTGAGCAGGTACCTGGGAGACCACCCAGATCTCTACAGGAGTCATTGCAGTATGATCATTTTATTCAGGTGTTTACAAGGTTTGAGGACTGGGAAGGAGCATGGCCTTGTCGACCGGATTACTATCATTGGCCTTTGTATGATAAAGATGTAAATATTGAAAAGAATCTATCAAAGGAAGAAGCGCTTGATCTTATTGGAGAGTTTTTAGTTCGAGCCTATGAAACAGGACACTATCTCGCCAGATTAGGGGCGGAGGCACTTCAAGGAATCCCAGGTACTTATGTTTGGACTCTTGGAGGAGTCAATAAAGATGGCTCTGATGCATGTAATGATCTGACCATAGCCTTTTTGGAGGCAGCGCGACTCGTGCGCGTATCCAATCCTACATTCGGATTCAGGTGGCATCCCCAGGTAAAGGATGAGGTATGGAGAGAGGTCTTTGAATGCATACGGCATGGATTGGGTTATCCCAGCATACGGAATGATCCGGTGTTAATTGCCAATGGTATGCACTGGCATGGACATCCTTTGGAAGAGATGAGGACATGGGTGCACCAGGCCTGTATGTCTCCATGCCCAACTACTAAGCATGGCGCTCAGCCATGTCGAATGGCATCGGCTACATTGAATACATCTAAAATGGTTGAGTATGCTCTGCATAACGGATTTGACTATATTGTGAATATGCAGATGGGGCCAGAAACCGGTGATGCCAGTGAATTTGCAGACTTTGAGCAGCTTTTCCAGGCATGGATAAAACAGATGGAGTGGATGGTAAACTTCGGTGTGCGCATAGTAAATCAGGGGCGTATTAATAGTCCTAAAAATTATGGCAGACCCTTTCTATCAGCCATTTCAGAGAGGTGTGTAGAGACCGGTTTTGATGCTTTGGAGCCATCTATAGAAAGAGGGAATGCCTGGGTCACATTCTTTACATGGGTAGAAAATGTAGATAGTCTGGCAGCAGTAAAAAAATTGGTCTTTGATGAGAAAAAGTATACCATGAAGGAACTAATTGAGGCGTTAAAGAACAATTGGGAAGGCAAGGAGGAGATGCGTCTAGACTTTGTGAAGAATGCTCCCAAGTGGGGTAATGATGATGATTATGTGGACGAGATAATGGTACGCTGTTTGCGGGAAGCCGCGCGGCATTCAAGAGAGATACGTTGTCCATCGGGAAATACATGGCCGGCCCTGCCCGAGAATGTGAGCGGCAATATTCACTTCGCTCCTATGGTACATGCTTTGCCAAATGGTAGGAAACTGGGAGATGCGTTATACGATGGTGGCGTGTCGCCAGGTCCAGGACTGGATAAAAAGGGCCCTACAGCAGTGCTGAAATCTTGCGGAAAGATAGATCATGTGAGCGATGGAAGGGCATTCCTGTTGAATCAGAGACTTTCTCCCACTCAGCTCTCCGGAGAGAAGGGGTATCAGTTATGGAAGTCCTACATGAAGACATGGGCTGATCTGGGAATTGATCATGTACAGTTTAATATGGTAGATGATGCCACTCTACGTGCAGCGCAGAAGGATCCAGAGCAGTATCAGGAGGTGATCGTTCGCGTGGCAGGTTACAGCGCTCACTTTGTGGACATAAGCCGCAAAACGCAGGATAATATTATACAGAGGACGATTCAGGGTATTGGATAG
- a CDS encoding pyruvate formate lyase family protein, protein MVQKNQSISDASHGKSIDELERDKEWWWVAEKKRSKRLDYLRKAVWKKGRKGGMYEPGIKVDLERPLLFTEAWKENENDPIMMRRAKSLAHVLDNITIFITDQAQLVGYLGSLPNTIYWYPEIASFINEEIYSDPVIIPEPENESLKTMAEINNYWGSRDSLGKVFRELSSEEAVKLMSTVLLWGIPVGGSFGYAGKDYEYLMSGTRAFGNIIDEIQGIIDDAEDKIDGNPGPDILPLYDKLANWEAMQIILEACIRMAKRYSRLAQLIAENFESDPKRKEELLRIAETCQNVPESPPGSFQESLQYDHFIQIFSRFEDLDGAWPARPDYYHWSYYDKDVNREKSISYEEALDLVGEFLIRSNEMGYYLPRIGAEGIQGIPGTYVWTIGGVNKDGTDACNDLTIAFLQAARLVRVSNPTFGFRWHPQVQDEVWREVFECIRHGLGYPSIRNDPVLIANGMHWHGHPLEEMRTWVHQACMSPAPTTKHGYQPCRMASTTLNCSKMVEYALHNGFDNCIKMQMGPKTGDARTFKDFEELFQAWVKQMEWMTNFGTRVVNRGRVKSPEFYSRPYLSAISERCVESGLDALEPSIERGNAWITFFTWVENADSLSAVKKLVFDEKKYTMDELLDALEANWDGKEVMRLDFVKNGPKWGNDDDNADEIMVRCLREVARHSKEIKCPSGNNWPALPENVSGNIHFANMVHALPNGRKLGDALYDGGISPGPGLDKRGPTAVLKSCGKIDHVSDGRAFLLNQRLSPTQLSGEKGYQLWKSYMKTWADLGLDHVQFNMVDDATLRAAQKDPEQYQEVIVRVAGYSAHFVDISRKTQDNIIQRTIQGLG, encoded by the coding sequence ATGGTACAAAAGAATCAAAGTATTAGTGATGCATCTCATGGGAAGAGCATTGATGAGTTAGAGAGGGATAAAGAATGGTGGTGGGTTGCTGAGAAGAAGAGGTCCAAGCGACTGGATTATCTGAGAAAAGCAGTATGGAAAAAGGGGAGAAAGGGAGGAATGTATGAACCGGGTATAAAGGTCGATCTTGAGAGGCCGCTTCTTTTTACTGAAGCCTGGAAGGAGAACGAGAATGATCCAATAATGATGAGGAGAGCCAAGTCTTTAGCGCATGTTTTGGATAATATTACTATCTTCATTACAGATCAAGCTCAACTTGTTGGATATTTGGGCAGCCTTCCAAACACTATCTATTGGTATCCAGAAATAGCAAGTTTTATCAATGAGGAGATATACAGCGATCCTGTTATAATACCTGAGCCAGAAAATGAATCGCTCAAAACAATGGCTGAAATCAACAATTATTGGGGTTCAAGGGATAGTCTGGGCAAGGTATTTCGAGAATTATCCAGTGAAGAGGCGGTGAAACTTATGAGCACCGTCCTTCTGTGGGGCATACCAGTAGGTGGCAGCTTCGGATATGCAGGAAAAGATTATGAATATTTAATGAGTGGGACGAGGGCATTTGGGAATATCATAGATGAGATACAGGGAATAATAGATGATGCTGAGGATAAAATAGATGGCAATCCAGGACCGGATATTCTTCCGCTCTATGATAAGCTAGCCAATTGGGAGGCTATGCAGATTATACTTGAGGCCTGCATTAGGATGGCTAAGAGATATTCCAGATTAGCGCAGCTAATAGCAGAGAACTTCGAATCCGATCCCAAGCGTAAAGAAGAACTACTTAGGATCGCAGAAACCTGTCAGAATGTGCCGGAGAGCCCCCCAGGGTCCTTTCAGGAATCGCTACAGTATGATCACTTTATACAAATATTTTCCAGATTTGAAGATTTGGATGGGGCATGGCCTGCCCGTCCTGATTACTATCATTGGTCCTATTATGATAAGGACGTAAACAGAGAGAAAAGTATATCTTATGAGGAAGCGCTTGATCTTGTGGGAGAGTTTTTGATTCGCTCCAATGAGATGGGTTATTATCTCCCAAGAATTGGTGCAGAGGGTATTCAAGGAATACCTGGTACATATGTATGGACAATTGGTGGAGTAAATAAGGATGGCACTGATGCATGCAATGATTTGACAATTGCATTTCTTCAAGCTGCAAGGCTTGTTCGTGTATCAAATCCCACTTTTGGATTCAGGTGGCATCCACAGGTACAGGATGAGGTATGGAGAGAGGTATTCGAGTGCATACGGCATGGATTGGGGTATCCCAGCATACGGAACGATCCGGTGTTGATTGCCAATGGTATGCACTGGCATGGACATCCCTTGGAAGAGATGAGAACATGGGTACATCAGGCCTGCATGTCTCCAGCTCCGACTACTAAGCATGGCTATCAACCCTGTCGCATGGCATCGACAACCCTAAATTGTTCAAAAATGGTTGAATATGCCCTGCATAATGGATTCGATAATTGCATCAAGATGCAGATGGGGCCTAAGACGGGTGATGCAAGGACGTTTAAGGATTTTGAAGAGCTTTTCCAGGCATGGGTAAAGCAGATGGAGTGGATGACAAACTTTGGAACTCGGGTAGTTAACCGTGGTCGAGTGAAGAGTCCCGAATTTTATAGTCGTCCATATCTTTCCGCAATTTCCGAAAGATGTGTTGAGAGTGGATTGGATGCATTAGAACCATCAATAGAGAGGGGTAATGCATGGATTACATTCTTTACATGGGTAGAGAATGCAGATAGTCTATCAGCGGTAAAGAAATTGGTATTTGATGAAAAGAAATACACAATGGATGAATTGTTGGATGCTTTGGAGGCTAACTGGGATGGCAAAGAGGTGATGAGATTGGATTTTGTAAAAAATGGTCCTAAATGGGGAAATGATGATGATAATGCTGATGAAATAATGGTACGATGCCTGAGAGAGGTGGCCAGGCATTCCAAAGAGATTAAGTGTCCCTCTGGCAACAATTGGCCTGCGTTACCTGAGAACGTGAGCGGAAATATACATTTTGCAAATATGGTACATGCCTTACCCAATGGAAGAAAGTTGGGAGATGCCCTGTACGATGGCGGCATATCACCGGGGCCGGGATTAGACAAAAGGGGGCCTACAGCAGTGCTGAAATCTTGCGGAAAGATAGATCATGTGAGTGATGGAAGGGCATTCCTGTTGAATCAGAGACTCTCTCCAACTCAGCTCTCAGGGGAGAAGGGGTATCAGTTATGGAAGTCCTACATGAAGACCTGGGCTGATTTGGGATTGGATCATGTGCAATTCAATATGGTAGATGACGCGACCCTTCGTGCAGCGCAGAAGGACCCAGAGCAGTATCAGGAGGTTATTGTTCGTGTGGCTGGTTACAGCGCGCATTTTGTGGACATCAGCCGCAAAACGCAGGATAATATTATACAGAGGACAATACAAGGGTTAGGATAG
- a CDS encoding pyruvate formate lyase family protein: protein MEPEALRVTEVLKKKSLKELEKSREWWWVAEKKRSERLDYLRKAVWKKGKKGGMYEPGLKVDLERPLLFTEAWKENENEPIIMRRAKALSYVFDNITIFITDHAQLVGYYGSLPNTLMWHPDIASFLNEEIYNDPVIIPEPQDESLETMAELNNYWGPRDNLGKVFRELSSEEAVKLMSTVVMWGLPIGGSFGYAGKDYEYFMTGKRAFEDIIDEIQEKIDDAEERIDGNPGPDILPLYDRLTNWEAMQIILEACIRMSKRYARLAKIVAENFESDPRRREELLRIEETCKRVPNKLPRTFQESLQYDHFIQIWTRFEDLEGAWPSRPDYYHWPYYNQDVNIDKCLTKEEALDLVGEFMIRCHEVGGYAPRFASEGVQGIAGTWIWTLGGVKLDGSDACNDLTIALLQAARLVRVSGPTFGFRWHPQVSDEVMREVFECIRHGLGYPSIRNDPVLIANGMHWHSHPLEEMRTWVHQACMSPCPATKHGFQPARMATATLNTSKMIEYALHNGFDRCINMQMGPKTGDARKFADFEELFQAWVKQMEWIVNFATRIVNRGRVKSPEYYGRPFLSAISEKSIESGLDAVDPSIERGNAWITFFTWTENADSLAAVKRLIFDEKKYTMKELVEALENDWEGKEGMRMDFVKNAPKWGNDEDYVDEIMVRCLREVARHSREVRCPSGNTWPALPENVSGNIHFANMVHALPNGRRLGDALYDGGISPGPGLDKKGPTAVLKSCGKIDHVSDGRSFLLNQRLSPAQLSGEKGYQLWKSYMKTWADLGLDHVQFNMIDDATLRAAQKDPEQYQEVIVRVAGYSAHFVDISRKTQDNIIQRTIQGLG, encoded by the coding sequence ATGGAACCAGAAGCACTTAGAGTTACTGAAGTACTTAAAAAGAAAAGTTTAAAGGAACTTGAGAAGAGCAGGGAATGGTGGTGGGTAGCAGAGAAGAAGAGATCCGAAAGACTCGATTATCTCAGGAAAGCAGTTTGGAAGAAAGGGAAAAAGGGGGGAATGTATGAGCCAGGGCTCAAGGTTGATCTTGAAAGACCGCTCTTATTCACAGAGGCCTGGAAAGAAAACGAAAATGAGCCGATAATTATGAGAAGGGCAAAGGCGCTTTCGTACGTTTTTGATAACATAACAATCTTTATTACTGATCATGCTCAGCTTGTTGGATATTATGGGAGTCTTCCAAATACTCTTATGTGGCATCCGGACATAGCAAGCTTCCTTAATGAGGAGATATATAATGACCCAGTTATTATACCTGAGCCTCAGGATGAATCGCTTGAGACTATGGCTGAACTCAACAACTACTGGGGGCCAAGAGATAATCTTGGGAAGGTGTTTAGGGAACTCTCCAGTGAAGAGGCTGTTAAACTCATGAGTACTGTTGTTATGTGGGGGCTTCCTATTGGTGGTAGTTTCGGTTATGCCGGTAAGGACTATGAATATTTTATGACAGGGAAGAGGGCATTTGAAGACATAATAGATGAGATACAGGAAAAAATAGATGATGCTGAGGAAAGGATTGACGGCAATCCTGGGCCGGACATCCTTCCGCTCTATGACAGGTTGACCAATTGGGAGGCCATGCAGATTATACTTGAGGCCTGCATCAGGATGTCGAAAAGATATGCTAGGTTAGCAAAGATTGTTGCTGAGAATTTTGAATCCGATCCAAGGCGTAGGGAAGAACTCTTAAGGATAGAGGAGACCTGTAAGAGGGTGCCTAATAAACTACCGAGGACTTTTCAGGAGTCATTGCAATATGATCATTTTATACAAATATGGACCAGATTTGAGGATTTAGAGGGGGCATGGCCATCTCGACCTGATTATTATCATTGGCCATATTATAATCAAGATGTAAACATTGATAAATGTCTAACCAAGGAGGAGGCGCTTGATCTTGTTGGTGAGTTTATGATTCGCTGCCATGAAGTGGGAGGATATGCTCCACGATTCGCGTCTGAGGGGGTTCAGGGTATAGCCGGTACATGGATATGGACTTTAGGCGGAGTTAAACTCGATGGAAGCGATGCATGCAATGACCTGACCATAGCACTCTTGCAGGCTGCAAGGCTAGTGCGTGTATCAGGGCCTACCTTTGGATTCAGATGGCATCCACAGGTGTCAGATGAGGTGATGAGGGAGGTATTCGAGTGCATACGGCATGGATTGGGGTATCCCAGCATACGCAATGATCCGGTGTTAATTGCCAATGGTATGCACTGGCACAGCCATCCCTTGGAGGAGATGAGAACATGGGTACACCAGGCCTGCATGTCGCCATGCCCTGCTACGAAGCATGGTTTTCAACCAGCTAGAATGGCAACAGCTACGTTGAATACATCTAAGATGATTGAGTATGCTCTTCATAATGGTTTTGACAGATGTATAAATATGCAGATGGGACCCAAAACAGGGGATGCCAGGAAATTTGCAGATTTTGAAGAACTGTTTCAGGCATGGGTAAAGCAGATGGAGTGGATTGTGAATTTCGCAACACGAATAGTAAATCGTGGTAGAGTGAAGAGTCCAGAATATTATGGCCGACCATTTCTCTCGGCTATATCAGAGAAGAGTATCGAGAGTGGTCTTGACGCAGTTGACCCATCGATAGAGAGAGGCAATGCTTGGATTACCTTCTTCACATGGACTGAGAATGCTGATAGCTTAGCGGCAGTAAAGAGATTAATCTTTGATGAGAAGAAGTATACGATGAAAGAGCTTGTTGAGGCATTGGAGAACGATTGGGAAGGCAAGGAAGGGATGCGCATGGACTTTGTGAAGAATGCTCCCAAGTGGGGCAATGACGAAGATTATGTGGATGAGATTATGGTAAGATGTCTTAGGGAGGTGGCTAGGCATTCGAGGGAGGTAAGATGTCCATCTGGTAACACATGGCCTGCATTGCCTGAGAATGTGAGTGGGAATATTCATTTTGCTAATATGGTGCATGCACTTCCCAATGGTAGAAGATTGGGAGATGCGCTGTATGATGGTGGTATATCGCCAGGTCCAGGGCTCGATAAAAAAGGACCTACTGCGGTGCTGAAATCTTGCGGAAAGATAGATCATGTAAGCGATGGCAGGTCATTTTTGTTGAATCAAAGGTTATCACCAGCTCAGCTCTCCGGAGAGAAGGGGTATCAATTATGGAAGTCCTACATGAAGACCTGGGCTGATCTGGGATTGGATCACGTTCAGTTCAACATGATAGATGATGCGACCCTCAGGGCAGCACAGAAGGATCCCGAGCAGTATCAGGAGGTGATCGTTCGCGTGGCAGGCTACAGCGCGCATTTTGTGGATATCAGCCGCAAGACGCAGGATAACATCATACAGAGGACAATACAAGGTTTGGGCTAG